In Blastopirellula sp. J2-11, a single genomic region encodes these proteins:
- a CDS encoding ABC transporter substrate-binding protein, whose product MFQRILLLRAYCAAYVLLSLAANVCAAEASDDRAPLRFGMSTALTGPVADLGIEMHRGVLAAFAEANASGGIQGRQLELIALDDGYEPSETGPNIRRLIEKDQVLAIVGNVGTPTAIVAAPIARRSGVPFIGALTGAGVLRKTPPDRYVINFRASYAEETSAMVDALVASGIQPNEIAFITQRDGYGDAGFSGGSEALKRHGVARENTIAHGRYERNTMAVEGALADLILHQPLPKAVILVGAYAPCAKLIRLAKECDIQTLFLSVSFVAPNSLAAALGDQADGVIVSQIVPDIHEDVPINRQHRAALVQLKQHELAPTPISLEGYIVGRMLILALKRIPGEIDRDAIVVACEGLGSFDLGLGVPLRLSGDEHQASHAIWASRIEGGEVKPMEWSDVRDMERN is encoded by the coding sequence GTGTTCCAGAGAATTCTGCTGTTGCGAGCTTATTGCGCCGCCTACGTCCTGTTGTCGCTTGCGGCGAACGTCTGTGCCGCGGAAGCAAGCGATGATCGCGCGCCTTTGCGGTTCGGCATGTCGACCGCATTAACGGGACCTGTGGCCGATCTGGGGATCGAAATGCATCGCGGGGTTCTAGCGGCCTTCGCCGAAGCGAACGCGTCGGGCGGAATCCAGGGCCGCCAGTTGGAATTGATCGCATTGGATGATGGATATGAGCCAAGCGAAACAGGCCCCAATATCCGCAGGCTTATCGAAAAGGATCAGGTTTTAGCGATCGTCGGTAATGTGGGAACGCCAACAGCGATCGTCGCCGCTCCGATCGCGCGACGATCTGGCGTTCCTTTTATTGGTGCGCTCACCGGAGCAGGCGTTTTGAGAAAGACGCCTCCAGATCGGTACGTGATCAACTTTCGGGCCAGCTACGCCGAGGAAACGTCGGCGATGGTCGACGCGCTTGTCGCTTCCGGCATTCAACCGAATGAGATCGCGTTCATTACGCAACGTGACGGCTATGGCGACGCCGGCTTTTCTGGAGGGAGCGAGGCGCTCAAACGCCATGGCGTGGCGCGTGAGAATACAATCGCCCATGGTCGTTACGAGCGAAACACCATGGCGGTCGAAGGGGCGCTGGCCGACTTGATCCTGCATCAACCGTTACCCAAAGCCGTCATTCTGGTCGGCGCTTATGCTCCTTGTGCAAAACTAATTCGCTTGGCGAAGGAATGTGATATTCAGACGCTGTTTTTGAGCGTCTCGTTTGTCGCGCCCAATTCTTTAGCGGCTGCGCTGGGGGATCAAGCTGACGGCGTGATCGTCTCGCAGATTGTTCCTGATATCCACGAAGATGTGCCGATAAATCGGCAGCATCGTGCGGCGTTGGTCCAGCTGAAACAGCATGAATTGGCGCCGACGCCGATATCGCTGGAGGGCTATATCGTTGGTCGCATGCTAATCCTGGCGTTAAAACGAATCCCTGGTGAAATTGATCGTGACGCGATCGTGGTCGCTTGCGAAGGACTAGGGAGTTTTGATCTGGGGTTGGGCGTGCCGCTACGACTCTCGGGCGACGAGCATCAAGCCAGCCATGCGATCTGGGCAAGTCGAATCGAAGGGGGCGAAGTAAAACCGATGGAGTGGTCAGACGTGCGCGACATGGAGAGAAATTAG